A single region of the Massilia sp. erpn genome encodes:
- a CDS encoding dihydroorotase has protein sequence MKLHIKNGRLIDPANGIDAVQDLFIADGKVAAVGAAPAGFAAERVIDATGLVVAPGLVDLSARLREPGYEYKATLESEMQAAVQGGVTSLVCPPDTDPVLDEPGLVEMLKHRARGLNQANVHPLGALTVGLKGRALTEMAELTEAGCIGFSQAEVPVEDTTVLLRAMQYAKTFGYTVWLRPQDAHIGRGGIAHSGPLASRLGLSGVPVMAETIALHTIFELMRATGARVHLCRMSSAAGLELVRAAKAEGLPVSCDVGVHHVHLTDADINFFDSNARVTPPFRSQRDRDAIRAGLLDGTVDALCSDHTPVDDDEKLLPFGEASPGATGLELLLSLTLKWVEDYASGQQDGLARALSRVTSEAARVAGLNAGRLDVGAVADVCLFDPAARWTVEAGALASQGKHTPFLGYELSGQVQATIVAGHLAYERRAANVA, from the coding sequence ATGAAACTTCATATCAAGAATGGCCGCCTGATCGACCCGGCCAACGGCATCGACGCAGTACAGGATCTGTTTATCGCCGACGGCAAAGTGGCCGCCGTGGGCGCCGCGCCGGCCGGCTTTGCCGCCGAGCGCGTGATCGACGCCACCGGCCTGGTGGTCGCGCCCGGCCTGGTCGACCTTTCGGCCCGCCTGCGCGAGCCGGGCTACGAATACAAGGCCACGCTGGAATCGGAAATGCAGGCGGCAGTGCAGGGCGGCGTCACCAGCCTGGTGTGCCCGCCCGACACCGATCCCGTGCTCGACGAACCGGGTCTGGTGGAAATGCTCAAGCACCGCGCGCGCGGCCTGAACCAGGCCAATGTGCATCCGCTGGGCGCCCTGACCGTCGGCCTGAAAGGCCGGGCCTTGACCGAAATGGCCGAGCTGACCGAAGCGGGCTGCATCGGCTTCTCGCAAGCCGAAGTGCCGGTGGAAGACACCACCGTGCTGCTGCGCGCCATGCAATATGCCAAGACCTTCGGCTACACCGTCTGGCTGCGTCCGCAGGACGCGCATATCGGCCGCGGCGGCATCGCCCACAGCGGCCCGCTGGCTTCGCGCCTGGGCCTGTCCGGCGTGCCCGTGATGGCCGAAACCATCGCCCTGCACACCATCTTTGAGCTGATGCGCGCCACCGGCGCCCGCGTCCACCTGTGCCGCATGTCTTCGGCCGCTGGCCTGGAACTGGTGCGTGCCGCCAAGGCTGAAGGCTTGCCGGTCAGCTGCGACGTCGGTGTGCACCATGTGCATTTGACCGACGCCGACATCAACTTCTTTGACTCCAACGCACGCGTGACCCCGCCGTTCCGCAGCCAGCGCGACCGCGACGCCATCCGCGCCGGCCTGCTCGACGGCACGGTCGATGCCCTGTGCTCCGACCACACCCCGGTCGATGACGACGAAAAACTGCTGCCCTTCGGCGAAGCCTCGCCCGGCGCCACCGGCCTTGAGCTGCTGCTGTCACTGACCCTGAAATGGGTCGAGGACTACGCGTCGGGCCAGCAGGACGGCCTGGCGCGCGCCCTGTCGCGCGTCACCTCGGAAGCGGCGCGCGTCGCCGGCCTGAACGCGGGTCGCCTCGACGTGGGCGCCGTGGCCGACGTCTGCCTGTTCGACCCGGCAGCGCGCTGGACGGTGGAAGCGGGCGCCCTGGCCAGCCAAGGCAAGCACACCCCCTTCCTCGGCTACGAGCTGAGTGGGCAAGTGCAAGCGACCATCGTCGCCGGCCACCTCGCCTACGAGCGCCGAGCCGCCAACGTCGCTTGA
- a CDS encoding aspartate carbamoyltransferase catalytic subunit: MLNPQLNKHGELQHLLTTEGLPKAIINQILDTASSFVGVSDRDVKKVPLMRGKSVFNLFFENSTRTRTTFEIASKRLSADVINLNIQASSASKGESLLDTIDNLSAMHADMFVVRHAQSGAPYLIAKHLIDTQQPHVHVVNAGDGRHAHPTQGLLDMYTIRHYKKDFTNLTVAIVGDILHSRVARSDIHALTTLGVPEIRAIGPHTLLPGGLEQLGVRTFTNMDEGLKGVDVIIMLRLQNERMSGALLPSAQEYFKSYGLTPERLALAKPDAIVMHPGPMNRGVEIDSAVADGPQAVILPQVTFGIAVRMAVMSILAGNQG, encoded by the coding sequence ATGCTTAACCCGCAACTGAACAAACACGGCGAGCTGCAGCACCTGCTGACCACCGAAGGCCTGCCCAAGGCCATCATCAACCAGATTCTCGATACCGCATCGTCCTTCGTCGGCGTGTCCGACCGCGATGTGAAGAAGGTGCCGCTGATGCGCGGCAAAAGCGTGTTCAACCTCTTCTTCGAGAACTCGACGCGTACCCGCACCACCTTCGAGATCGCGTCCAAGCGCCTGTCGGCCGACGTCATCAACCTGAATATCCAGGCTTCCTCGGCCAGCAAGGGCGAGTCCCTGCTCGACACCATCGACAACCTGTCGGCCATGCACGCCGATATGTTCGTGGTGCGCCACGCGCAATCGGGCGCGCCCTATCTGATCGCCAAGCACCTGATCGACACCCAGCAGCCCCACGTCCACGTGGTGAACGCCGGCGACGGCCGCCACGCCCACCCGACCCAGGGCTTGCTGGACATGTACACCATCCGCCACTACAAGAAGGATTTCACCAATCTGACCGTGGCGATTGTGGGCGACATCCTGCACAGCCGCGTGGCCCGCTCCGACATCCACGCCCTGACCACCCTGGGCGTGCCCGAGATCCGCGCCATCGGCCCGCACACCCTGCTGCCGGGCGGCCTGGAACAGCTGGGCGTGCGCACCTTCACCAATATGGATGAAGGCCTGAAAGGCGTGGACGTGATCATCATGCTGCGCCTGCAGAACGAGCGCATGAGCGGCGCGCTGCTGCCTTCGGCTCAGGAATACTTCAAGAGCTACGGCCTGACGCCGGAGCGCCTGGCGCTGGCCAAGCCGGATGCCATCGTGATGCACCCGGGCCCGATGAACCGCGGCGTGGAAATCGATTCGGCGGTGGCGGACGGCCCGCAGGCAGTGATCCTGCCGCAGGTGACGTTCGGTATCGCGGTCCGCATGGCGGTGATGAGTATTTTGGCAGGAAACCAAGGATGA
- a CDS encoding deoxyribodipyrimidine photo-lyase: MIYSLNMAFDTTLVWFRRDLRSFDHAALHHALRRSRRVFCVFVFDKAILDGLPRRDRRVDFIHASVAQLGADLQQLGGHLLVRHADAATAIPALAAELGAQAVFANHDYEPQAIARDAAVTATLAAQGRSFHSFKDQVIFEKDEVLSQAGTPFSVFTPYKNAWLKKMQADPSCLAPWQVEPYAASLAPGMGTLPTLAELGFEPSNLSELAIPTGMAGGAALFENFQSRVADYGFARDYPALKGPSYLSLHLRFGTVSIRHLVRSVAELSARGQAGEGGAVWLSELIWREFYMMILYQHPHVVRSSFKPAYDAIEWETGPAADAAFAAWCEGRTGYPLVDAAMAQINQTGYMHNRLRMVAACFLIKDLGIDWRRGEAYFALHLNDFDLAANNGGWQWASSSGCDAQPYFRIFNPITQSEKFDAEGRFIRRYLPQLAKLSDKEIHAPWLVPRMLLAQRGIELGHDYPEPIVQHDAARKRTLERYAVVKAPA, from the coding sequence ATGATTTACTCCTTGAATATGGCTTTTGACACCACTCTGGTCTGGTTCCGCCGCGACTTGCGCAGCTTCGACCACGCTGCACTGCACCATGCGCTGCGCCGCAGCCGCCGCGTGTTTTGCGTCTTTGTCTTCGACAAGGCGATCCTGGACGGCTTGCCGCGGCGCGACCGCCGCGTCGACTTCATCCACGCCAGCGTGGCGCAGCTGGGTGCGGATTTACAACAGCTGGGCGGCCATCTGCTGGTGCGCCATGCCGACGCCGCCACGGCGATTCCGGCGCTGGCGGCCGAGCTGGGCGCGCAGGCGGTGTTCGCCAACCACGATTACGAGCCGCAGGCGATCGCGCGCGACGCCGCCGTCACGGCCACACTGGCAGCGCAGGGCCGCAGCTTCCACAGCTTCAAGGACCAGGTGATTTTCGAGAAGGACGAGGTGCTGTCGCAGGCCGGCACGCCGTTTTCGGTGTTCACGCCCTACAAGAACGCCTGGCTCAAAAAGATGCAGGCCGATCCTTCCTGCCTGGCGCCATGGCAGGTCGAACCGTATGCCGCCAGCCTGGCGCCCGGCATGGGAACGCTGCCCACGCTGGCCGAACTGGGGTTCGAACCCAGTAATCTCAGCGAGCTGGCCATCCCCACCGGCATGGCGGGCGGCGCCGCGCTGTTCGAGAACTTCCAGAGCCGCGTGGCCGACTACGGCTTTGCACGCGATTACCCGGCGTTGAAAGGGCCGTCCTACCTGTCCCTGCACCTGCGCTTTGGCACGGTGTCGATCCGCCACCTGGTGCGCAGCGTGGCCGAGCTGTCGGCGCGCGGCCAGGCCGGGGAAGGCGGCGCGGTCTGGCTGTCGGAACTGATCTGGCGCGAGTTTTACATGATGATCCTGTACCAGCATCCGCATGTGGTGCGCTCCTCGTTCAAGCCGGCCTATGACGCGATCGAATGGGAAACCGGTCCCGCGGCCGATGCCGCTTTCGCCGCCTGGTGCGAGGGCCGCACCGGCTATCCGCTGGTCGACGCGGCCATGGCCCAGATCAACCAGACCGGCTATATGCACAACCGCCTGCGCATGGTGGCCGCCTGCTTCCTGATCAAGGATCTGGGCATCGACTGGCGGCGCGGCGAGGCTTACTTCGCCCTGCACCTGAACGATTTCGACCTGGCGGCCAATAACGGCGGCTGGCAGTGGGCTTCATCCTCGGGCTGCGACGCCCAGCCCTACTTCCGCATCTTCAACCCGATCACTCAGTCGGAGAAGTTCGATGCCGAGGGGCGCTTTATCCGGCGCTACCTGCCGCAATTGGCCAAGCTGTCGGACAAGGAAATCCACGCGCCCTGGCTGGTGCCGCGCATGCTGCTGGCGCAGCGCGGCATCGAGCTGGGACACGATTATCCCGAACCCATCGTGCAGCACGACGCGGCGCGCAAGCGCACGCTGGAGCGCTATGCGGTGGTGAAGGCGCCGGCCTAA
- the ruvX gene encoding Holliday junction resolvase RuvX translates to MHSPETVFGFDFGIKRIGVAMGNTMIGQASPLAVVSSVGNDARFAEIKALIDQWGPTRIVVGLPFHPDGAEHEMTARCRRFANQLHGRFNLPVVLVDERYSSAMIQAKRGEIIDDRAAAIILQQYFDEYVPQ, encoded by the coding sequence ATGCATAGTCCGGAAACCGTTTTTGGCTTTGACTTCGGCATCAAGCGCATTGGTGTCGCCATGGGGAATACGATGATCGGCCAGGCTTCCCCGCTGGCCGTGGTCAGCTCGGTGGGCAACGACGCCCGCTTTGCCGAGATCAAGGCCCTGATCGACCAGTGGGGGCCGACGCGCATCGTGGTCGGCCTGCCTTTCCATCCCGACGGCGCGGAACATGAAATGACCGCGCGCTGCCGCCGTTTCGCCAATCAGCTGCATGGCCGCTTCAACCTGCCCGTGGTGCTGGTGGACGAGCGCTATTCCTCGGCCATGATCCAGGCCAAGCGCGGCGAAATCATCGACGACCGCGCCGCCGCCATCATTCTGCAACAATACTTTGACGAATATGTCCCACAATAA
- the pyrR gene encoding bifunctional pyr operon transcriptional regulator/uracil phosphoribosyltransferase PyrR, with translation MSHNNLPLADAAALDAEALYATLLAQVKAGLAEASDPAILGIHSGGAWIAERLARDLGLSERCGAIDVSFYRDDYAKKGLPAEVKPTQIGFNVDGATILLVDDVLYTGRTTRAAINELFDYGRPARIMLASLVDRGERQLPIAADFVAAHTRVGQGKALRLQQSDAGTFTLTIVEDHA, from the coding sequence ATGTCCCACAATAACCTCCCCCTGGCCGATGCCGCCGCACTCGACGCGGAAGCGCTGTACGCCACCCTGCTGGCGCAGGTGAAAGCCGGTCTGGCCGAGGCCAGCGATCCGGCCATTCTCGGCATTCATTCCGGCGGCGCCTGGATCGCCGAGCGCCTGGCGCGCGATCTGGGCCTGAGCGAGCGCTGCGGCGCGATCGACGTCTCCTTCTACCGCGACGACTATGCGAAAAAGGGCTTGCCGGCCGAAGTGAAGCCGACCCAGATCGGCTTCAATGTCGATGGCGCCACCATCCTGCTGGTCGACGACGTGCTGTACACCGGCCGCACCACGCGCGCCGCCATCAACGAACTGTTCGACTACGGCCGCCCGGCGCGCATCATGCTGGCCTCCCTGGTCGACCGCGGCGAACGCCAGCTGCCGATTGCCGCCGATTTTGTCGCTGCCCACACCCGCGTGGGGCAGGGCAAGGCGCTGCGCCTGCAACAATCCGATGCCGGAACCTTCACCCTGACTATCGTGGAAGACCATGCTTAA
- a CDS encoding YqgE/AlgH family protein: MSMAAPALNLANHFLIAMPSMQDPVFGGTVVYVCEHNENGVLGVVINKPTDMTMQVLFDRIELDVASSLDRHVVDEPIMFGGPVQDDRGFVLHTPGARYSSSLTVTEDVAFTTSIDVLEAVARGSGPRRVLVSIGYSGWSPGQLEDEISRNGWLTVGADAHILFDLPVEERYVAAMKLLGIDPLMLTSEAGHA; the protein is encoded by the coding sequence ATGTCCATGGCTGCCCCGGCGCTGAACCTGGCGAACCACTTCCTGATCGCCATGCCATCCATGCAGGATCCCGTCTTCGGCGGGACCGTGGTCTACGTCTGCGAGCACAATGAAAACGGCGTGCTCGGCGTAGTCATCAACAAACCCACCGATATGACCATGCAGGTGCTGTTCGACCGCATCGAGCTGGACGTCGCCTCCAGCCTGGACCGCCACGTGGTGGACGAACCCATCATGTTCGGCGGACCGGTGCAGGACGACCGCGGCTTTGTGCTGCACACGCCCGGCGCGCGCTACTCTTCCTCGCTGACGGTGACCGAGGACGTGGCGTTCACCACCTCAATCGACGTGCTGGAAGCGGTGGCCCGCGGCAGCGGTCCGCGCCGCGTGCTGGTGTCGATCGGCTATTCGGGCTGGAGTCCCGGCCAGCTGGAGGACGAGATCAGCCGCAACGGCTGGCTCACCGTCGGCGCCGACGCCCACATCCTGTTCGACCTGCCGGTGGAGGAACGCTATGTGGCGGCCATGAAGCTGCTCGGCATCGATCCCCTGATGCTCACTTCCGAAGCGGGCCATGCATAG
- a CDS encoding Hpt domain-containing protein — protein MSRTDLPYSATPQFDTGPLSWVMVEIREALGRSRTALFEAGGREAEDLATALQHAKSHLHQAHGALQMVDVDGVVVLTELAEQVLDRFKAGTLKCNTDHVQTVANLYQALTEFLQELLEGEPLQPVRLFPWYREAQAMLGAERVHPADLFFLDLSPRAALSAAAPDAAAPDYTALRQRFERALLPYLKAPDAAAQMAQAAALQDAVAAVADAQQEPQARAFWLAQQAFAEMVAGGQLESGLYVKQLFGLINLQLRRQSQGNMALPDGLLRDALFFVAAADAASLPPLAQQLHHAYALERMVPRDYETRRYGQLDQEALARGREGMQQAQAAWRRLEQASGDAALNDEFGQALAIVGAAGSKLGLPALATLMRQLADVANSAATVGRSEELGLEMATALLFAEHGLEQIRHLPDDFAAHADTIGARLQALLSGQTPPQPAQWQGSLARRMQQDDTVAALSTEMKTGLRQVEKVLDDYYVDPARRAELAPLDGVLHQLQGALSLLDQDDAVRAAQHVRAEVQKLAGGQDDPAQEAKLLDQVAQNVGALGFFVDTLAQNPAGARERFSFDAEQGSFRAVPFRKMAGAESIPVLEEEVAPPATPVPPLPASAVPPSDAQSEAGDAAIEAELLDIFIAEAQDVLAFVDATLAKPRAEAGSLDHLTMLRRSFHTLKGSGRMVGLNHFADAAGAVERTMNQWLAEERPASDALFALLEHAAAELGAWVGELVATGASPRNGLALIAAAGRVQAGGAFELEAEPASEPVSEPTPAEDAVNDAGVEASASEGAGAAEPPQESAAPRSAVTANGNVIGFPAATTPAVQPGEDNIKFVGRLAIPLPLYNIYLAETDEIVRLLARDFGEWRHEPRRPVSPDALQAAHTLAGTSATVGFKALRELAYALESTLLALRAPAPQLDHAQHDLLDFSVERVRQMLQSFAAADMPPEQPELIAALGKLQAELASPARTGAELDARLDSLLADSEGAGLPQPVPGMAEYAMPVESPLEETQVPAPSAEDELAARLDALFTDTYHSLIASPPPAPERAERPAAPAVSAAASDDIDDLFASAFDDSFAPVAPLEAAELAPLSEHAAGPASLPPEALDAAPADIPAGTGPGTDSDVDSEVEVLALPGAPAELAVPAPGSFQDEIDADLLPVFLEEGADLLPQIGEALRTWQHNPADFSHAQMLQRVLHTVKGSARMAGAMRLGQHAHEIETHIENMVHAGSATPHAFEELLAHYDHALLLFEQLQDPAAAQGATVQPGEAVPAGGGAPGAPESADAASDVAAKTPLVRVRADILDRLVNQAGEVSISRSRLENEVGSLRASLNDFSENLNRLRRQLREVEMQAESQIASRMSISGEREFDPLEFDRFTRLQELTRMMAESVNDVAAFHENLGRSVEAASGDLNQQARMTRELQRDLMRVRMVPFASISERLFRVARQSAKEVDKRVNLDIRGSAVDIDRSVLERMAAPFEHLLRNAIVHGVETRERRGAAGKEEIGELLIQVSQQGNEVVIAFSDDGAGLDLQRIRAKARSVGLLGETQEVSDAEAANLIFEPGFSTADTLTELAGRGVGMDIVRAEAQALGGRIDTMSESGKGARFTIHLPLTLAVTQVVLLSAGGRMYALPSVQVEQVLQMKDAALGEAQAKGELVLHGQHTALHYLPALLGGAAARMPAQRSAPVLMLRNGGEKLALHVDEVLGNREVVIKNIGPQLARMPGIAGATVLGSGEIVLILNPLALAQHLAQHPELRGEYAEAAGSVAAGAGERPGCTVMVVDDSLTVRKVTQRLLEREGYQVVLAKDGVDALEQMQELRPDMMLVDIEMPRMDGFDLTRNVRGDARTRDIPIIMITSRSADKHRNYAMELGVNAYFGKPYQEAVLLSAIAGLLPAA, from the coding sequence ATGAGCAGAACTGATCTTCCCTATAGCGCAACGCCGCAATTCGACACCGGCCCGCTGTCATGGGTCATGGTGGAAATCCGCGAGGCGCTGGGGCGGTCAAGGACGGCGCTGTTCGAAGCCGGGGGTAGGGAGGCGGAAGACCTGGCCACCGCCCTGCAGCATGCCAAGTCGCATCTGCACCAGGCGCATGGCGCCCTGCAGATGGTCGATGTGGATGGCGTGGTGGTGCTCACCGAACTGGCCGAGCAGGTGCTGGATCGCTTCAAGGCCGGCACGCTCAAATGCAATACCGACCATGTGCAGACGGTGGCGAACCTGTATCAGGCTTTGACCGAATTTCTGCAGGAGCTGCTGGAAGGCGAGCCGCTGCAGCCGGTGCGCCTGTTCCCCTGGTACCGCGAGGCGCAGGCCATGCTGGGCGCGGAGCGCGTGCATCCGGCCGACCTGTTCTTCCTCGATCTCTCGCCGCGCGCCGCCTTGTCGGCCGCTGCGCCGGATGCCGCCGCCCCAGATTACACGGCCCTGCGCCAGCGCTTCGAGCGCGCGCTGCTGCCCTATCTGAAAGCGCCCGACGCCGCCGCCCAGATGGCGCAGGCCGCCGCGCTGCAGGATGCCGTGGCCGCCGTCGCCGACGCTCAGCAGGAACCGCAGGCGCGCGCCTTTTGGCTGGCGCAGCAGGCTTTCGCCGAAATGGTGGCCGGCGGCCAGCTGGAAAGCGGCCTGTATGTGAAGCAGCTGTTTGGCCTGATCAATCTGCAACTGCGCCGCCAGTCGCAAGGCAATATGGCCTTGCCCGATGGCCTGCTGCGCGACGCCCTGTTCTTCGTTGCCGCAGCCGATGCCGCCAGCCTGCCGCCGCTGGCGCAGCAGCTGCACCATGCGTATGCGCTGGAGCGCATGGTGCCGCGCGATTACGAGACGCGCCGCTATGGCCAGCTCGATCAGGAAGCGCTGGCGCGCGGGCGCGAAGGCATGCAGCAGGCGCAAGCCGCCTGGCGCAGGCTGGAGCAGGCCAGCGGCGATGCGGCCCTCAATGATGAATTTGGACAGGCTTTGGCAATCGTGGGCGCAGCCGGCAGCAAGCTTGGTCTGCCTGCGTTGGCGACCCTGATGCGCCAGCTGGCCGATGTCGCCAACAGCGCCGCCACGGTCGGACGCAGTGAAGAACTGGGCCTGGAAATGGCGACGGCCCTGCTGTTCGCCGAACATGGCCTGGAACAGATCCGCCATCTGCCCGACGATTTCGCGGCCCATGCCGACACCATCGGCGCGCGCCTGCAAGCCCTGTTGTCCGGCCAGACTCCGCCCCAGCCCGCGCAATGGCAGGGCAGCCTGGCGCGCCGCATGCAGCAGGACGATACGGTGGCGGCCTTGTCGACGGAGATGAAGACCGGCCTGCGCCAAGTGGAAAAAGTGCTGGACGATTATTACGTCGACCCCGCGCGCCGCGCCGAGCTGGCGCCGCTGGATGGCGTGCTGCACCAGCTGCAGGGCGCTTTGAGCCTGCTCGACCAGGACGACGCCGTGCGCGCCGCCCAGCATGTGCGGGCCGAAGTGCAGAAGCTGGCCGGCGGGCAGGACGATCCGGCGCAGGAGGCAAAACTGCTGGACCAGGTTGCGCAGAACGTCGGCGCGCTCGGCTTCTTCGTCGATACACTGGCGCAGAATCCGGCCGGCGCGCGCGAGCGTTTCAGCTTCGACGCAGAGCAGGGCAGTTTCCGCGCGGTCCCCTTCCGCAAGATGGCGGGGGCGGAATCGATCCCGGTGCTGGAAGAGGAAGTGGCGCCGCCCGCCACGCCGGTGCCGCCGCTCCCCGCGTCCGCCGTGCCGCCATCGGACGCGCAGAGCGAGGCGGGCGACGCCGCCATCGAAGCCGAACTGCTCGACATCTTCATCGCCGAGGCCCAGGACGTGCTGGCCTTTGTCGACGCCACGCTGGCCAAGCCGCGCGCCGAGGCGGGCAGCCTGGATCATCTGACGATGCTGCGCCGCTCCTTCCACACGCTGAAGGGCAGTGGCCGCATGGTGGGACTGAACCATTTCGCCGATGCCGCAGGAGCGGTGGAGCGTACCATGAACCAGTGGCTGGCCGAGGAGCGTCCCGCCAGCGATGCGCTGTTTGCGCTGCTGGAACACGCCGCCGCCGAACTGGGTGCCTGGGTCGGCGAACTGGTCGCCACTGGCGCCTCGCCGCGCAATGGCCTGGCCCTGATCGCCGCCGCCGGCCGCGTGCAGGCAGGCGGCGCCTTCGAGCTTGAGGCTGAACCGGCGTCCGAACCAGTGTCTGAACCCACGCCGGCAGAAGACGCCGTGAACGATGCTGGCGTTGAAGCGTCCGCCAGCGAAGGTGCGGGCGCGGCAGAGCCGCCACAGGAGAGCGCCGCGCCGCGCTCTGCGGTGACGGCGAACGGCAATGTGATCGGCTTCCCGGCAGCGACCACGCCGGCGGTCCAGCCGGGCGAGGACAATATCAAGTTCGTCGGCCGCCTGGCCATCCCTCTGCCGCTGTACAACATCTATCTGGCTGAAACCGATGAAATCGTGCGCCTGCTGGCGCGCGATTTCGGCGAATGGCGCCACGAACCGCGCCGTCCGGTCAGCCCGGACGCCCTGCAGGCCGCGCATACCTTGGCCGGCACCTCGGCCACGGTCGGCTTCAAGGCGCTGCGCGAACTGGCGTATGCGCTGGAATCGACGCTGCTGGCCCTGCGCGCGCCCGCGCCCCAGCTCGACCATGCACAGCACGACCTGCTCGACTTCTCGGTGGAGCGTGTACGCCAGATGCTGCAAAGCTTTGCCGCCGCCGACATGCCGCCCGAACAGCCGGAGCTGATCGCCGCCCTCGGCAAGCTGCAGGCCGAACTGGCCAGCCCGGCCCGCACCGGCGCGGAACTCGACGCCCGGCTCGACTCCCTGCTGGCCGATAGCGAAGGCGCGGGATTGCCGCAACCTGTTCCCGGCATGGCCGAATATGCCATGCCGGTGGAGTCGCCGCTGGAAGAAACCCAGGTTCCAGCACCCTCCGCCGAGGATGAATTGGCGGCCCGCCTCGACGCGCTGTTCACCGACACTTACCACAGCCTGATCGCCAGCCCGCCACCGGCCCCGGAGCGCGCCGAACGCCCGGCCGCACCGGCTGTCAGCGCCGCCGCCAGTGACGATATCGACGATCTGTTCGCCTCCGCCTTCGACGACAGCTTCGCGCCCGTCGCGCCGCTGGAGGCAGCCGAGCTGGCGCCTTTGAGCGAGCACGCTGCCGGACCTGCATCGCTGCCGCCTGAGGCGCTGGATGCTGCACCGGCCGACATTCCGGCCGGCACTGGGCCCGGGACCGATTCCGACGTCGATTCCGAAGTCGAAGTGCTGGCGCTGCCCGGCGCGCCGGCCGAATTGGCGGTGCCCGCTCCCGGCAGCTTCCAGGACGAAATCGATGCCGACCTGCTGCCGGTCTTCCTCGAAGAAGGCGCCGACCTGCTGCCGCAAATTGGCGAAGCGCTGCGCACCTGGCAGCACAATCCCGCCGATTTCAGCCACGCCCAGATGCTGCAGCGCGTGCTGCACACGGTGAAAGGCAGCGCCCGCATGGCCGGCGCCATGCGCCTCGGCCAGCACGCCCATGAAATCGAAACCCATATCGAAAACATGGTGCATGCGGGCAGCGCCACGCCGCATGCGTTTGAAGAGCTGCTGGCCCACTACGACCACGCCCTGCTGCTGTTCGAACAGCTGCAGGATCCGGCCGCCGCGCAAGGTGCCACTGTGCAGCCGGGAGAGGCCGTGCCAGCTGGCGGCGGTGCGCCCGGCGCGCCGGAAAGTGCCGATGCCGCCTCCGACGTCGCCGCCAAAACGCCGCTGGTGCGGGTGCGCGCCGACATCCTCGACCGGCTGGTGAACCAGGCCGGCGAAGTGTCGATCAGCCGCTCGCGCCTGGAAAACGAAGTCGGCTCCCTGCGCGCCTCCCTGAACGACTTCTCGGAAAACCTGAACCGCCTGCGCCGCCAGTTGCGCGAGGTGGAAATGCAGGCCGAATCGCAGATCGCCTCGCGCATGTCGATTTCCGGCGAGCGAGAATTCGATCCGCTGGAATTTGACCGCTTCACCCGTCTGCAGGAGTTGACCCGCATGATGGCCGAAAGCGTGAACGACGTGGCGGCCTTCCATGAAAACCTGGGCCGCTCGGTGGAGGCGGCGAGCGGCGACCTGAATCAGCAGGCACGCATGACGCGCGAGCTGCAGCGCGACCTGATGCGGGTGCGCATGGTGCCTTTCGCCAGCATCTCGGAGCGCCTGTTCCGAGTCGCGCGCCAGAGCGCCAAGGAAGTCGACAAGCGCGTCAACCTGGATATCCGCGGCAGCGCAGTGGATATCGACCGCAGCGTGCTGGAACGCATGGCCGCGCCTTTCGAGCATCTGCTGCGCAACGCCATCGTGCATGGCGTGGAAACGCGCGAGCGGCGCGGCGCCGCGGGCAAGGAGGAAATCGGCGAGCTGCTGATCCAGGTCAGCCAGCAGGGCAACGAGGTGGTCATCGCATTCAGCGACGATGGCGCCGGCCTCGATCTGCAGCGCATCCGCGCCAAGGCGCGCAGCGTCGGCCTGCTGGGCGAGACGCAGGAAGTGAGCGACGCCGAAGCGGCCAATCTGATCTTCGAACCGGGCTTCTCCACCGCCGACACCCTGACCGAGCTGGCCGGGCGCGGCGTCGGCATGGACATCGTGCGCGCCGAGGCGCAAGCCCTGGGCGGGCGCATCGACACCATGAGCGAAAGCGGCAAGGGCGCGCGCTTCACCATCCATCTGCCGCTGACGCTGGCCGTGACCCAGGTGGTGTTGCTGTCGGCCGGCGGCCGCATGTACGCCCTGCCTTCGGTGCAGGTCGAGCAGGTGCTGCAGATGAAGGATGCGGCACTGGGCGAGGCCCAGGCCAAGGGCGAGCTGGTGCTGCATGGCCAGCACACCGCCTTGCACTATCTGCCCGCTCTGCTGGGCGGCGCGGCAGCGCGCATGCCGGCGCAGCGCTCGGCGCCGGTGCTGATGTTGCGCAATGGCGGCGAAAAGCTGGCCCTGCATGTGGACGAGGTGCTGGGCAACCGCGAGGTGGTGATCAAGAATATCGGCCCGCAACTGGCGCGCATGCCCGGCATTGCTGGGGCCACGGTGCTGGGTTCGGGTGAGATCGTGCTGATCCTCAATCCCCTGGCCTTGGCGCAGCATCTGGCCCAGCATCCCGAGCTGCGCGGCGAGTATGCCGAAGCGGCGGGTAGCGTGGCGGCGGGGGCGGGCGAACGGCCGGGATGCACCGTCATGGTGGTCGACGACTCGCTCACCGTGCGCAAGGTCACGCAGCGCCTGCTGGAACGCGAGGGCTACCAGGTGGTGCTGGCCAAGGATGGGGTGGATGCGCTGGAGCAGATGCAGGAGCTGCGCCCCGACATGATGCTGGTCGATATCGAAATGCCGCGCATGGATGGTTTCGACCTCACGCGCAATGTGCGCGGCGACGCCCGCACGCGCGACATCCCTATCATCATGATCACGTCGCGCAGCGCCGACAAGCACCGCAACTACGCCATGGAGCTGGGTGTGAATGCCTACTTTGGCAAGCCCTACCAGGAAGCCGTTCTATTGAGTGCTATTGCCGGCCTGCTGCCGGCGGCTTGA